TCACACTTGGTGATATTTCTGCCTTCCACTTCATGCCTTCCCCATCAGGGAGGTATATGGGCTCTCCATCTAAGGCTAACGAAAGGCGGTCGACGGAGTCATCCCATGTAGCTGTCTTTTGAGCACCGATGAAGAGTTTATGGGTGCCAAAGAGAATGCCTAGAGATTGCACCCAAGTGAAGTCCCTCGTCAACTTTTCGTTGCGGCGACCGATGAAGTGAGCATTGATGTGTAAGTTAGAATCAGAAACTATGCAGAAGTCTCGGTCTTTTTTTCCATGGAAGTAGAAGGTGATTCCATCTCCACCGATGAATCGCGGGTCTTGGCACACAGCACCTGGCCGGTCACAGTCTGTTCGCAACAAGGAAAAACTACATCAATATACAATGCTCCTTGAACATAAAATGTTCTGCAGACAACTTACTTAGTTTTCATGATACTGATAGGAAAAATATTCTCTGCAGATGTATAgataaattaatgaagaaaaataaaagataatatttactGAGATTAGGACTTTGATGGAAGGAGTTAGAGAAACATACTGCAAACAGCCTTGCAAATGGTACAATCAACCTCACATTGATTGGGGCAGGCACTAGGACAGGTGTACTCCTGACCATAGCAAGTGGCATAGTTCCTGTTCTTGCACCTAGCTCTCTTTGGAGCTGATTCACTTGAatctggtggtggtggaggattTTGAGCAGGGGGTGTAGTAGTTGCAGGAGGTGGGGTGCTTGATGGAGGTGGGGTGAAATCAGTGGGGGGTGGGCTCAAAGGTGGAGTACTagtaggaggaggaggtggtggagtGGAAATGGTGGGAGGAGGGGTGGAAGTTGTTGGAGGTGGGCTCAAAGGTGGGGTGGACGTAGTTGGAGGTGGGCTCAAAGGTGGGGTGGAAGTTGTTGGAGGTGGGCTCAGAGAAGGTGGGGTGGACCTAGTTGGAGGTGGGCTCAGAGAAGGTGGGGTGGACCTAGTTGGAGGTGGGCTCAGAgaatgtggtggtggtggcaaAAAGGGTGGGGATTTAGATGGCTTTGAGCAAACAGGG
This region of Populus trichocarpa isolate Nisqually-1 chromosome 9, P.trichocarpa_v4.1, whole genome shotgun sequence genomic DNA includes:
- the LOC7478636 gene encoding uncharacterized protein LOC7478636 is translated as MARLFICLLVIFLAIVAEAATQKPKKAKKCHDKKNYPVCFKTKNLYCPPQCPRDCYVDCATCTPVCSKPSKSPPFLPPPPHSLSPPPTRSTPPSLSPPPTRSTPPSLSPPPTTSTPPLSPPPTTSTPPLSPPPTTSTPPPTISTPPPPPPTSTPPLSPPPTDFTPPPSSTPPPATTTPPAQNPPPPPDSSESAPKRARCKNRNYATCYGQEYTCPSACPNQCEVDCTICKAVCNCDRPGAVCQDPRFIGGDGITFYFHGKKDRDFCIVSDSNLHINAHFIGRRNEKLTRDFTWVQSLGILFGTHKLFIGAQKTATWDDSVDRLSLALDGEPIYLPDGEGMKWKAEISPSVTITRSSDANAVVIEAEDNFKIKAAVVPITQKDSRIHSYGIASENCFAHLDLSFKFYKLSGDVNGVLGQTYGSNYVSRVKMGVLMPVLGGEKEFASSNIFATDCAVARFSGQHPSSNSSENFEFANLHCASGIDGRGVVCKR